One window from the genome of Rhinoraja longicauda isolate Sanriku21f unplaced genomic scaffold, sRhiLon1.1 Scf000096, whole genome shotgun sequence encodes:
- the LOC144589990 gene encoding alpha-taxilin-like, whose protein sequence is MKNQDSESKLSPSAGGLEALVRVTAAEGTEDKLSVLGSAGLETICQTIEKSGGQNHDNIKTNEDVLKHTQTRNSSEASLVVQETSTPENLNSVQPETSTSDVSDELSRQLEDILNTYCCTLDEHGSSVQPEESPELEELEKCANNEALRNGVREIECGEMTEETEKVVKVGADVKENGDVPNNKDQKKPPEKKKAKALGKEITLLMQTLNTLSTPEEKLAALCKKYADMLEEHRNTQKQMRLLQKKQTQMIQEKDHMRGEHSKAILARSKLESLCRELQRHNRTLKEEGVQRGRDEEEKRKEITSHFQVTLNDIQAQMEQHNERNSKLRQENMELAEKLKKLIEQYELREEHIDKVFKHKDLQQQLIDAKLQQAQELLKEAEEKHQKEKDYLLKETVESQRMCELMKQQEVHLKQQVLFVGV, encoded by the exons ATGAAAAATCAAGACTCTGAAAGTAAGCTCAGCCCATCTGCTGGTGGTCTTGAAGCACTCGTTCGTGTCACAGCAGCAGAGGGGACAGAGGACAAGCTGAGCGTTCTTGGATCTGCAGGCCTTGAAACTATTTGCCAAACTATTGAAAAGTCTGGTGGTCAAAACCATGATAATATAAAAACCAATGAAGATGTTCTGAAACATACACAAACCAGAAACAGCAGTGaggcatcattagttgttcaaGAAACTTCAACTCCTGAGAACTTGAATAGCGTCCAGCCTGAGACGTCAACATCTGATGTCTCGGATGAGCTTAGCAGACAGCTTGAAGACATTCTGAACACGTATTGCTGCACTCTGGATGAGCATGGTTCTTCAGTGCAGCCTGAGGAATCTCCTGAGTTGGAAGAGCTAGAAAAGTGTGCAAACAATGAGGCTCTGAGAAATGGTGTGCGGGAGATAGAATGTGGGGAGATGACTGAAGAAACCGAAAAAGTGGTGAAGGTCGGAGCTGATGTGAAAGAGAATGGAGATGTTCCCAACAACAAGGATCAGAAAAAACCTCCAGAGAAAAAGAAAGCCAAAGCACTAG GAAAGGAAATTACGTTGCTGATGCAGACGTTAAACACTTTGAGTACCCCAGAGGAGAAGCTTGCTGCACTCTGCAAAAAATATGCAGATATG CTTGAAGAACATAGAAATACTCAAAAGCAAATGAGATTACTGCAAAAGAAGCAAACGCAGATGATCCAAGAGAAGGACCACATGCGGGGTGAGCACAGCAAAGCTATTCTAGCAAGGAGCAAGCTGGAGAGCTTGTGTCGTGAGCTGCAACGGCACAATCGAACTCTGAAG GAAGAAGGTGTTCAACGtggaagagatgaggaggaaaagcGCAAAGAGATCACTTCTCACTTCCAGGTAACTCTAAACGATATTCAGGCACAGATGGAACAACACAATGAACGAAACTCCAAACTGCGCCAGGAAAACATGGAGCTGGCTGAGAAATTAAAGAAACTTATCGAGCAGTATGAGCTGCGAGAGGAG CACATTGACAAGGTATTTAAACACAAAGATCTACAACAACAGCTCATCGATGCCAAACTCCAGCAGGCACAGGAGCTGTTGAAAGAAGCAGAGGAAAAGCACCAGAAAGAGAAAGATTAT CTGTTAAAGGAAACAGTGGAAAGCCAAAGAATGTGTGAATTGATGAAGCAACAGGAGGTCCATCTGAAGCAGCAGGTATTGTTTGTAGGTGTATAA